Proteins found in one Lycium ferocissimum isolate CSIRO_LF1 chromosome 6, AGI_CSIRO_Lferr_CH_V1, whole genome shotgun sequence genomic segment:
- the LOC132061089 gene encoding uncharacterized protein LOC132061089: MLEEIRRKIMTRQCDMIKFANTWISEISPMARLTLEDNKEMARGCKVLWNADVGFEIGEGEYRHTVNMSTKSCSCRTWQLRGIPCQHAVCAYYHIELEPEHFVEHWYRKDTFLKAYSHFIQPIPNMKMWPETNNPKIEPHCT; the protein is encoded by the coding sequence ATGTTGGAGGAAATTAGGAGAAAGATAATGACTAGACAATGTGATATGATTAAGTTTGCCAACACTTGGATATCTGAGATTTCACCTATGGCTAGACTTACCTTAGAGGATAATAAGGAAATGGCTAGGGGCTGCAAGGTTCTTTGGAATGCTGATGTTGGATTTGAGATTGGAGAGGGTGAGTATAGGCATACAGTTAACATGAGTACTAAGAGTTGTAGTTGTAGAACTTGGCAACTGAGAGGAATTCCATGCCAACATGCTGTTTGTGCATACTACCACATAGAACTAGAGCCTGAACACTTTGTGGAGCATTGGTATAGGAAGGATACATTCTTAAAGGCATATAGTCATTTCATCCAACCAATTCCAAATATGAAGATGTGGCCTGAAACAAACAATCCAAAGATTGAGCCTCACTGCACCTAA
- the LOC132060643 gene encoding uncharacterized protein LOC132060643 isoform X1 has product MQILRESMGDWNLEFARLCDYSDMIKQTNPGSSVWVRMDRESCPGKNLFVYFYVCLDALKKGWMEGCRRIIGFDGCFLKGACKGELLVAVGKNGNNQMFPIAWAVVDSETKHSWSFFINYLKEDLQLGTGEGLTVMADMQKGFHAAVEELLPDAEHRRCARHIWSNWHQEWKGEERRKQFWRCSKASFEVKFRSELDKMSKLGKDICA; this is encoded by the exons ATGCAGATACTAAGAGAGTCTATGGGTGATTGGAATTTAGAGTTTGCAAGATTGTGTGACTATTCTGATATGATAAAACAGACAAATCCTGGTAGTTCTGTTTGGGTGAGGATGGACAGAGAAAGTTGTCCAGGGAAGAATTTGTTTGTGTACTTCTATGTCTGCTTGGATGCATTGAAGAAGGGGTGGATGGAAGGTTGTAGGAGAATAATAGGTTTTGATGGGTGTTTTCTAAAGGGTGCTTGTAAAGGTGAACTGCTAGTAGCAGTTGGCAAGAATGGAAACAATCAGATGTTTCCTATAGCCTGGGCAGTTGTTGACTCAGAAACTAAGCATAGTTGGagttttttcattaattacttgaAAGAGGATCTACAGTTGGGTACTGGAGAAGGTCTTACTGTGATGGCAGACATGCAAAAG gGTTTTCATGCTGCTGTAGAAGAATTGTTACCCGATGCTGAGCATAGGAGATGTGCAAGACACATCTGGTCCAATTGGCATCAAGAATGGAAGGGTgaagagagaagaaaacaattttggagATGTTCTAAGGCcagttttgaagtgaaattcaGGTCAGAGCTTGATAAAATGAGCAAACTTGGTAAAGATATTTGTGCTTGA
- the LOC132060643 gene encoding uncharacterized protein LOC132060643 isoform X2, whose translation MQILRESMGDWNLEFARLCDYSDMIKQTNPGSSVWVRMDRESCPGKNLFVYFYVCLDALKKGWMEGCRRIIGFDGCFLKGACKGELLVAVGKNGNNQMFPIAWAVVDSETKHSWSFFINYLKEDLQLGTGEGLTVMADMQKGFHAAVEELLPDAEHRRCARHIWSNWHQEWKGEERRKQFWRCSKASFEVKFRSELDKMSKLDTNQL comes from the exons ATGCAGATACTAAGAGAGTCTATGGGTGATTGGAATTTAGAGTTTGCAAGATTGTGTGACTATTCTGATATGATAAAACAGACAAATCCTGGTAGTTCTGTTTGGGTGAGGATGGACAGAGAAAGTTGTCCAGGGAAGAATTTGTTTGTGTACTTCTATGTCTGCTTGGATGCATTGAAGAAGGGGTGGATGGAAGGTTGTAGGAGAATAATAGGTTTTGATGGGTGTTTTCTAAAGGGTGCTTGTAAAGGTGAACTGCTAGTAGCAGTTGGCAAGAATGGAAACAATCAGATGTTTCCTATAGCCTGGGCAGTTGTTGACTCAGAAACTAAGCATAGTTGGagttttttcattaattacttgaAAGAGGATCTACAGTTGGGTACTGGAGAAGGTCTTACTGTGATGGCAGACATGCAAAAG gGTTTTCATGCTGCTGTAGAAGAATTGTTACCCGATGCTGAGCATAGGAGATGTGCAAGACACATCTGGTCCAATTGGCATCAAGAATGGAAGGGTgaagagagaagaaaacaattttggagATGTTCTAAGGCcagttttgaagtgaaattcaGGTCAGAGCTTGATAAAATGAGCAAACTTG ACACAAATCAATTATAA